A single genomic interval of Gemmatimonadota bacterium harbors:
- a CDS encoding sulfatase-like hydrolase/transferase: protein MADQPNILLILSDQMVAALTGAYGHPVVETPNLDRLVETGVRYDAAYTAFPLCAPGRACLMTGRHASEIGA, encoded by the coding sequence ATGGCCGACCAGCCAAACATCCTCCTTATCCTGTCCGACCAGATGGTCGCCGCATTGACCGGGGCTTATGGTCATCCCGTCGTAGAGACCCCCAATCTGGACCGCCTGGTGGAGACCGGCGTGCGGTACGATGCCGCCTATACCGCCTTTCCACTCTGCGCGCCCGGACGGGCCTGCCTGATGACAGGAAGGCATGCCTCGGAAATCGGCGCATG